The segment attaatagataATAGAGCTACGCAAGAAATAGTTGAAcattattatgatatttttatacaatgaaaaatttaagcATAAACTGACAATATTAATAGTagaatgataatataatgattttatAGTTAAATGGAACAAACTATTAAGACCTAAACCGACAAAAAGTTGGTATCACATTATTTCAGTATGAAAAAAtttgtatatagtgaggtccacgttataagacagtgtttcattagcaatggtattgctatccttgtctttcattcgacgaagcggatagcgctatcactttctcgctttgctctgtagccagatcatcttttaacaatgtagaattgataataattaataaacagaatatttcaacttaattatgtaaattcattatgaaataattaaaaatataaatttatcattcaataatatatattgtctattttaaacgagaatgaacagttaaattacGTCAATAAACGTGTATCcgttttctttttctctatctttctccagtgccattataacgtgtacctcactatactttgtcacgtggtatttaaaaccaccaaatattttaaaatgaaccaatgaaatgtaatagaactataaaattggaaagaaggttagacctactcaaaggataaatcaacttaaaaaatgtatcattagtgattaggagtaatagcattatcaacaatgataagaaaacatgtataattgtgattaataattatgagaacccattggtaagatcaaaaaattataaagcgcttacttattattggcggatcataaaaaataaaatgcatgaacattgaggttagaattatttgttacattttgaaaagaattagtcgatcttggataaatcgataatattagaatcaatactgagcgaatcagctgattgttcgatcaaccatataacaggttgaattatataaaatttactcataaaggatatattatgtatactaaaggaagtcgatgtgtagaaatacgaacatccattatttctgtataaatatttattataatctaaaaaagcatgataatcaagagtatacaaaactcatataaaaactaaatgtattaacatcgcatgttaggatttatttatgaaatcaatttaagatagaCACTCATATAGTTGTATAAAaactctttttatttaattttttctattataaagtcgaggaagccctgattcccaaggcaacaaTTGCATTGAGTTTATTATATTGAAGGccatcagagagtagcttacagaattattcgtggaagagacaatttttctgaaaacctccttcttctggcttaagatcccgacctgagaggatgcacatggagtttaggttctttcttcttcttttaaaattttaaaaaactattaagccaaaccctttttaatgtaaagtattgtattaaatgtcaattatctgtgaactcagtgctgtcaaagagttcgtaatttgtgaagattcccataaaaatatctttagttcgaaagaaacttataaaaatctggatcacgcgttagcccagcagtgacgaaaaggagcctacctaattaattattggaaataattaattcaatccacgagaccatctagaacttcagttcagtgagtgataagtcgaacgagctcgtttttctacgttcagtggggtaattaattagtaaaaaagcgctattcaaattaacttgaattaaataaaaatcaccacgtgttgaataatatcacatagttcataagaacatttataaattatttaatattgtaggaagcttacttccacgcACGGCCCGAATTCATacaaatccctgagatctcatgtttgaatattaatttgttaattataaatttgttaattgaaccaagtatagtatatcaaacctatagaccgaacaggttttatttgcagaattttgtattgattggaagtctaagtaccagtattaaatctcatatatttatgaatttgaaacacactattgtgaatattagcaagcctgtgataattattcagattttagaaacaTTTGATTaagtaaattatagatatatcgaatttTTTATGCAcatatttttatgggaatatattttgtgttttatgtcagcatacaaactcatagaattttttattatatcctaactcatctcgtgttatatagtttgagctgtttggtaccaacaaatatttagtagcacttaaaattattgaatcaagtaatattaatcttattcagagcactcaatatttatcatcctttgatgatattcatttatctgccagaacaagtatattggaaaattatattaataaggttccagttatatcatataaggttccagagagcttcaagaactggcgttgtaagttctaaggaattttgaaggggtatattggtgaatacttgtattcacgacgagcgttttaagaatcaactagaaacaactatagttggtcctgattattctctagtggtacatggttactgatgatcagtcatcaaatattctttcaatttccttactggtattcttcaagaacttcatagaagcagcggtaagaattatcaatcactggtccttgaaccttatggtgattacttATGTTTggaaattcatgtatctaccactgagctagagctgaggtttgaacccagtaattttgcgagccggacggccttaattttttgtgaatttattcgcaaaagaggaatttagagactgctcttataaatatcagaaacatcgtattatctgtgaaggatttacaattcacaacttcacacaatggcttcacaacgtgggactctatcataagagataaccctcAGGAAGCACCACATCACAACTTCAATAGAACTTTAGgcacaaataattaaatattatcatttcctGTGGCAGAGTTATATTTTGGtggaaatgagaatgaaaatgttgaaagatttctttgttttcaatttctagTTTTTCCATATTAGTTTTGTTGGGGAGGTGGAGGAtggtctccttcttcttcttcttcttcttcttctccttcttcttctctccttctccttctccttctccttctccttctccttctccttctcctctccttctccttctccttctccttctccttctccttctccttctccttctccttcccttctccttctccttctcttctccttctccttctccttcccttctcctctccttctccttctccttctcttctccttctccttctccttctccttctccttctccttctccttctccttctccttctccttcccttctccttctccttctccttctccttctccttctccttctccttctccttctcttctccttctccttctccttctccttctccttctccttctcctctcctctcctctccttctccttctcctctccttctccttctccttctcctctctcttctcctcttcttcgtcttcttcttctcttcgtcttcttcttcttcttcttcttcttcttcttcttcttcttcgtcttcttcttctcttcttcttcttcatcttcttcttcttcttcttccttccttccttccttccttccttccttccttcttTAACGATTAAGCATCATgcctgttccgaacctcatCGTCTGCATATCTTTTTCTTGGACGCCCTCTATCTCTTTTCCCAACTGGTTCGTACAATTTAGTTAGGAATCCGGTCTCCACCCATTCTATTCACATGTTGGAACAATCATTCCTACTTCTATTGCTATTCCTATTCCtatttatttcatctttcattgcaaAAATATGGTTGGATGCCTAATGGGTGGAGGATGGTTCGGATGCCTAAAGAGTActttgttttaaaatgttcagaTGTGATTAATGGTGGTTGAGGGTGGTTCGGAGGCCTACCTTGTCGGGTGTGTTGAGCAGTTCGAGTAGGACGGCGACAAATGCGTCGATGGCCATTTGGCGGGCCGAGTACTCGTCCAGGTAGTAGGACAGCTTGGCGAACTCGGCCTTGGTCAACACGCAGCGGGCCTTCTCGTCCACCATTTGCAGCGCCGCTGATCTACCCACTCTACTGCTCCTGAACACACAACCAATCAATTCATCAATCACTAATTACTCAATTACTCATCTTACTATTACTTCAATCTACGAGGGTCATTTTATCAACCTCCATAAGACACAGACAAGCGGTAAGGTAAGTTCAGACCTTAGTAGCTATTCTATCTCAGATCTATCTATCTAGCGTATGGCAAAAGACACAATTAAATTCTGATAGTAAAATGGGATGGATAAAATTATATACAAGGATAAAT is part of the Nilaparvata lugens isolate BPH unplaced genomic scaffold, ASM1435652v1 scaffold7907, whole genome shotgun sequence genome and harbors:
- the LOC120349018 gene encoding whirlin-like codes for the protein IGDQILEVNGQSFMDVSHDEAVNQLKLHKRMSVIVRDVGKVPHSCTAYDQDPWDATQGSSRVGRSAALQMVDEKARCVLTKAEFAKLSYYLDEYSARQMAIDAFVAVLLELLNTPDK